In one Corallococcus sp. EGB genomic region, the following are encoded:
- a CDS encoding WD40 repeat domain-containing protein, giving the protein MSVRAGGFFLAGVLALTGCAHTAVGVGLSADTLGRLESTPGGFLSGAVEGFDGEPTVLNLKDFIYALDFAPTGSRVAYTRLGLDAYHASVWDLAPASARPGGSTAPVMRADPSVNAQQYDVEGVAFSPDGARVATVSRSGAVQLFDAATGAQVAALATEEPLVSVAFHPDGRWLAVGSAAGLVSLLSVTDLAFGAEARLHTGPVSALAFAADGTLYSGGWDGHVRASDTPEQTQTPGVARTHFERRGGATAVQGRVDSGPPVVLVLDSRTPVVVLTAAAAAAAGIDVALLKDTVTVPGALGNTVARLARGRTLRFKALTLPGVDVAVCDACVPQGSQGVLGAPFSERVDAAFDEATAEAVLTLRGAAPQGALPVASRALSPRRDFTFPAHVNDVTVDARGRRLGVAFSQEKAERTLAVYQRERKGVEAPQGPWNASALVDAASGQVLRKWELHHGVVSTAAIAPDGRSLASGGWDRRVYLFTEGAPEPKGALEFGWTVRRVRFSPEGRQLGVAAWTPQKITGNQESDPAAVVVDVRYASPTVEPREAPAAQ; this is encoded by the coding sequence ATGAGCGTTCGCGCAGGGGGCTTCTTCCTCGCGGGCGTGCTGGCGCTCACGGGCTGCGCGCACACGGCCGTGGGCGTGGGCCTGTCAGCGGACACGCTGGGCCGGCTGGAGTCCACGCCCGGAGGCTTCCTCTCCGGCGCGGTGGAGGGCTTCGACGGCGAGCCCACGGTCCTCAACCTCAAGGACTTCATCTACGCGTTGGACTTCGCCCCGACGGGCTCGCGCGTGGCGTACACGCGCCTGGGGCTCGACGCGTACCACGCCTCCGTCTGGGACCTGGCGCCGGCCTCGGCTCGGCCCGGGGGCAGCACCGCGCCGGTGATGCGCGCGGATCCGTCCGTCAACGCGCAGCAGTACGACGTGGAGGGCGTGGCCTTCTCGCCGGACGGCGCGCGCGTGGCCACGGTGAGCCGCAGCGGCGCGGTGCAGCTCTTCGACGCGGCGACGGGCGCGCAGGTGGCGGCGCTGGCCACGGAGGAGCCGCTGGTGTCGGTGGCCTTCCATCCGGACGGCCGGTGGCTGGCGGTGGGCAGCGCGGCGGGCCTGGTGTCCCTGCTGTCCGTGACGGACCTGGCGTTCGGCGCGGAGGCGCGGCTGCACACGGGGCCGGTGAGCGCGCTGGCCTTCGCGGCGGACGGGACGCTGTACTCGGGCGGCTGGGACGGGCACGTGCGCGCGTCGGACACGCCGGAGCAGACGCAGACGCCGGGGGTGGCGCGCACGCACTTCGAGCGGCGCGGCGGGGCCACGGCGGTGCAGGGGCGCGTGGACAGCGGGCCGCCGGTGGTGCTGGTGCTGGACTCGCGCACGCCGGTGGTGGTGCTCACGGCTGCCGCGGCGGCGGCTGCCGGCATCGACGTGGCGCTGCTGAAGGACACCGTCACCGTGCCGGGCGCGCTGGGCAACACCGTGGCGCGGCTGGCGCGCGGACGCACGCTGCGCTTCAAGGCGCTGACGCTGCCGGGCGTGGACGTGGCGGTGTGCGACGCGTGCGTGCCGCAGGGCAGCCAGGGCGTGCTGGGCGCGCCCTTCAGCGAGCGCGTGGACGCGGCCTTCGACGAGGCGACGGCGGAGGCCGTGCTCACGTTGAGGGGCGCTGCTCCGCAAGGGGCGCTCCCGGTGGCGTCACGGGCGCTGTCGCCCCGGCGGGACTTCACCTTCCCGGCGCACGTCAACGACGTCACCGTGGACGCGCGCGGAAGGCGCCTGGGCGTGGCCTTCAGCCAGGAGAAGGCGGAGCGCACGCTCGCGGTGTACCAGCGCGAACGCAAGGGCGTGGAGGCGCCCCAGGGCCCGTGGAACGCGAGCGCCCTGGTGGACGCGGCCTCCGGTCAGGTGCTGCGCAAGTGGGAGCTGCACCACGGCGTGGTGTCCACCGCGGCCATCGCGCCGGATGGGCGCTCGCTGGCGTCGGGGGGATGGGACCGGCGCGTGTACCTCTTCACGGAAGGCGCGCCGGAGCCGAAGGGCGCGCTGGAGTTCGGCTGGACCGTGCGGCGCGTGCGCTTCTCACCGGAGGGGCGTCAGCTGGGAGTGGCCGCGTGGACGCCGCAGAAGATCACCGGCAACCAGGAGAGCGACCCGGCGGCGGTGGTGGTGGACGTGCGCTACGCGTCCCCCACGGTGGAGCCGCGCGAGGCCCCGGCGGCTCAGTAG
- a CDS encoding NAD-binding oxidoreductase produces MSDWHTATVTASTPAADGLTDWVLDIGGTPLVGAHVHPGQYVQLRLPGGQPGMFAIASPPAPAGTRWEFLLKAEGGLPSALLQLPVGARVEVTRPEGPGFPMERARGRDLLLFASGSGISAIRPVIAAVRQDRGAYGQVTLYFGARTAGGFAYQHELKQWQADGVRVLCTVSRPGASGWQGLTGYVQAHLGEERLEHAIAFVCGPSDMVQDVMVQLAQRGVPRSAVFLNY; encoded by the coding sequence ATGAGCGACTGGCACACCGCCACCGTCACCGCCAGCACCCCCGCGGCGGATGGCCTCACCGACTGGGTGCTCGACATTGGCGGGACGCCGCTCGTGGGCGCGCACGTCCACCCGGGCCAGTACGTCCAGCTGCGCCTTCCCGGTGGGCAGCCGGGCATGTTCGCCATCGCCTCGCCGCCCGCCCCCGCCGGCACGCGGTGGGAGTTCCTCCTCAAGGCCGAGGGCGGGCTGCCCTCCGCGCTCCTGCAACTGCCCGTGGGCGCGCGCGTGGAGGTGACGCGGCCGGAGGGGCCCGGCTTCCCCATGGAGAGGGCGCGCGGCCGCGACCTGCTGCTGTTCGCCAGCGGCTCCGGCATCTCCGCCATCCGTCCCGTCATCGCCGCCGTGCGCCAGGACCGCGGCGCGTATGGCCAGGTGACGCTGTACTTCGGCGCGCGCACGGCGGGGGGCTTCGCGTACCAGCACGAGCTGAAGCAGTGGCAGGCGGACGGCGTGAGGGTGCTGTGCACCGTGAGCCGCCCCGGCGCCAGCGGCTGGCAGGGGCTCACCGGCTACGTGCAGGCCCACCTGGGCGAGGAGCGGCTGGAGCACGCCATCGCCTTCGTGTGCGGCCCCTCGGACATGGTGCAGGACGTGATGGTCCAGCTGGCCCAGCGCGGCGTTCCGCGCAGCGCCGTGTTCCTCAACTACTGA
- a CDS encoding transglycosylase domain-containing protein, which translates to MKTVFWLFMFLVGLAGVVIPLTYLYTASKLPRLESEFDVESQLRHRIEGDRMSILAGRMDQGGRERTPVTFTRPDFSRMPKDLVALYIRQMDCPTYFQTPREDGRAWAWRLFAGVTLGKAPPGDGACERRLAVRIAREMGIEGDLQLAVAAHRLHAFFQKDQLVAYDLATIRFERGVIGVEDAARKLFGRELGDLQLSELAELQLALPPYGYYGDIKACKNASLIRQNRDMLLQDLAGYTLVSEERARNAIAQPVACLSVK; encoded by the coding sequence GTGAAGACCGTGTTCTGGCTGTTCATGTTCCTCGTCGGCCTGGCCGGCGTGGTGATTCCGCTCACGTACCTGTACACGGCCAGCAAGCTGCCGCGGCTGGAGAGCGAGTTCGACGTCGAGAGCCAGCTGCGCCACCGCATCGAGGGCGACCGGATGAGCATCCTGGCCGGCCGGATGGACCAGGGCGGCCGGGAGCGCACGCCGGTGACGTTCACGCGGCCGGACTTCTCGCGGATGCCCAAGGACCTGGTGGCGCTCTACATCCGCCAGATGGACTGCCCCACGTACTTCCAGACGCCGCGCGAGGACGGGCGCGCGTGGGCGTGGCGCCTGTTCGCCGGCGTGACGCTGGGCAAGGCGCCCCCGGGCGACGGCGCCTGCGAGCGCCGGCTGGCGGTTCGCATCGCGCGCGAGATGGGCATCGAAGGCGACCTGCAGCTGGCCGTGGCGGCGCACCGGCTGCACGCGTTCTTCCAGAAGGACCAGCTCGTCGCCTACGACCTGGCCACCATCCGCTTCGAGCGCGGCGTCATCGGCGTGGAGGACGCGGCCCGCAAGCTCTTCGGCCGGGAGCTGGGCGACCTCCAGCTGTCGGAGCTGGCGGAGCTGCAGCTCGCGCTGCCGCCATACGGGTATTACGGCGACATCAAGGCGTGCAAGAACGCGAGCCTCATCCGGCAGAACCGCGACATGCTGTTGCAGGACCTGGCGGGCTACACGCTGGTGAGCGAGGAGCGCGCGCGCAACGCCATCGCGCAGCCGGTGGCGTGCCTGTCGGTGAAGTAG
- a CDS encoding serine/threonine-protein kinase — translation METSSELICETCGLTVPSETAVCPRDGTVVLSSFHPTPPEPKVIVEHSGSEATALTDPLIGLKLGEYELRSRIGVGGMGLVYDGIQPLIGKRVAVKVLRPELAHSSEQVARLLAEARAVNAIRHRGIIDIFGFGQLPDGRQYIVMEYLDGQPLDAVLAEKGRLPVPEALSLLDEVLAALGAAHGAGVVHRDLKPSNIFLVRQPDGSRYVKLLDFGLAKRGEGPTVRTAQTRTDMVVGTPEYMAPEQARGQAVGPMTDLYAMGVVTFEIITGRLPFIGSSPVDLLMKHVEARPPRPSEFVPDLPPAVDAFILQMLTKDPETRPNSADALRQHLSKLRRTLRATRTNPTAPAPVEPAPPKPAAVVSDADSRRPTTQVPPPVPPEDLVVPQEETSSLRRLAPIAVGAAVLFAAVGVVIATRGGGETPPPVIATAPTPPPAPKAEPTPPPPEAVAAPVQEPPAPAAEPPPPAKEEPPIVAKAVAMKPVREGPAPTPRRAESSSESAVREQILATVKQVKTSPLYADSQGYKGLTQQAALNYLDKQIKRLENADDAAGRAEILEELRGWKRTYLK, via the coding sequence GTGGAGACGTCTTCCGAGCTGATCTGCGAAACCTGCGGCCTCACCGTTCCGTCCGAGACGGCGGTGTGCCCTCGCGACGGCACCGTCGTGCTGTCGTCGTTCCATCCGACTCCACCGGAACCGAAGGTCATCGTGGAGCACTCCGGCAGCGAAGCCACGGCCCTCACCGACCCCCTCATCGGCCTGAAGCTGGGCGAGTACGAGCTGCGCTCCCGCATCGGCGTGGGCGGCATGGGGCTCGTCTACGACGGCATCCAACCCCTCATCGGCAAGCGCGTCGCCGTGAAGGTGCTGCGCCCGGAGCTGGCGCACTCGTCCGAGCAGGTGGCCCGGCTCCTCGCGGAGGCCCGCGCCGTCAACGCCATCCGCCACCGCGGCATCATCGACATCTTCGGCTTCGGCCAGCTCCCCGACGGCCGCCAGTACATCGTCATGGAGTACCTGGATGGCCAGCCGCTGGACGCCGTCCTCGCGGAGAAGGGCCGCCTCCCCGTCCCGGAGGCCCTGTCCCTGCTGGATGAGGTGCTCGCCGCCCTGGGCGCCGCGCACGGCGCGGGCGTGGTGCACCGCGACCTGAAGCCCAGCAACATCTTCCTCGTGCGCCAGCCGGACGGCTCGCGCTACGTGAAGCTCCTGGACTTCGGGCTCGCCAAGCGCGGCGAAGGGCCCACCGTGCGCACCGCGCAGACGCGCACGGACATGGTCGTCGGGACGCCGGAGTACATGGCGCCCGAGCAGGCCCGCGGCCAGGCCGTGGGCCCCATGACGGACCTGTACGCCATGGGCGTCGTCACCTTCGAAATCATCACCGGCCGGCTGCCCTTCATCGGCAGCTCCCCGGTGGACCTGCTCATGAAGCACGTGGAGGCGCGCCCGCCCCGGCCGTCGGAGTTCGTCCCCGACCTGCCGCCCGCCGTGGACGCCTTCATCCTGCAGATGCTCACCAAGGACCCGGAGACGCGCCCCAACTCCGCGGATGCCCTGCGTCAGCACCTGTCCAAGCTGCGCCGCACCCTGCGCGCCACGCGCACCAACCCCACCGCGCCCGCGCCCGTGGAGCCCGCGCCGCCCAAGCCCGCCGCCGTCGTCAGCGACGCGGACTCGCGCCGCCCCACCACCCAGGTGCCGCCGCCGGTTCCGCCAGAGGACCTGGTGGTGCCGCAGGAGGAGACGTCATCCCTGCGCCGCCTCGCGCCCATCGCCGTGGGCGCGGCCGTGCTGTTCGCCGCCGTGGGCGTGGTCATCGCCACGCGCGGCGGTGGCGAGACGCCGCCGCCCGTCATCGCCACGGCGCCGACGCCGCCTCCCGCCCCGAAGGCCGAGCCCACGCCGCCTCCGCCCGAGGCAGTCGCCGCGCCCGTGCAGGAGCCACCCGCTCCCGCCGCCGAGCCGCCTCCCCCAGCGAAGGAAGAGCCGCCGATCGTCGCGAAGGCCGTGGCCATGAAGCCCGTCCGCGAAGGCCCGGCGCCCACGCCCAGGCGCGCGGAGTCCTCGAGCGAGTCCGCCGTGCGGGAGCAGATCCTCGCGACCGTGAAGCAGGTCAAGACCAGCCCCCTGTACGCCGACAGCCAGGGCTACAAGGGGCTCACCCAGCAGGCCGCCCTCAACTACCTGGACAAGCAGATCAAGCGCCTGGAGAACGCGGACGACGCGGCGGGCCGCGCGGAGATCCTCGAGGAGCTTCGCGGCTGGAAGCGCACCTACCTCAAGTAG